Part of the Tamandua tetradactyla isolate mTamTet1 chromosome X, mTamTet1.pri, whole genome shotgun sequence genome, GAACTCTGAGAGGCGAAGACCTGGCTTGGGTCCTCTGGCAGTCCCTGTTGCCTTTTCTCTGCACGTCCTTGCAGGCCTGGCTATTGTGTGCTTGAGCTGCCGGCGCCGcctgagggtggggggtgggggagcgtCTCGCCTTTGGCGGACACTTGATTTCTGGGCGGCCCCTGCTGCTTTACTGCTCTGTATGCTGTTTGCATTTCCGGTCATGTGCATCGCCGCTGCTGCGCAGTCCACTTAGATGGTTAGAACAGTTGAACGACCAGGACTACAATTCCCGGTGTGCCTTGCGGTGGCGCGGGGTGGGACGGACGTTGTAGTCCTATCGCCCTTCTGGCTGGTCCAGCAACGTCGACCGGCAGGATGTCGGAGGTACGGTTGCCACCGCTACGCGCCTTGGACGACTTCGTTCTTGGCTCCGCGCGTCTGGCGGCTCCGGATCCATGCGACCCGCAGCGATGGTGCCACCGTGTCATCAACAACCTCCTCTATTACCAAACCAACTACTTACTCTGTTTCGGCTTGGGTTTCGCTCTGGCCGGGTGAGTAAGGGAGGGAGATGTGGGCAGCTGCCGGTTGGTGGGATATGCCCGCAGGGAATGGAGGCGAGTCTGTGGGGAATGCGAGCCCTGGAAGAGCTGAAGAGACCTGAGGGGCCTAGAAGAGGGACATTGAGGGAGGTGGGACCTGGCTAAGGACGGCCTGAGGGGAATGGAGGGCCTGGAGGGGTGACCTGGAGAGGATAGAAAAAGTGTGGAACTGAAGGGGACAGACGGCTGGGAGGGGGACATGAGGATAAAGACGGTCTGGGAAACGGGCATGAGAGTGTCTTGGGGGTTGGGGTGGACCATGTGTGATGGGACCTGGAGGGTGGACTTCTGGGGCATCTGGGCTTGAAAAGGAGCCTGGCTACAAATAGGAAGGTGCCTGGAGTCAGGGAGTGGGGAGTAACTATTGGGAAGGACCCAGAGGCCAGAGAGGGATGGAGAAACCGGAAGACGGACTTGGGTAGGGCTGGAAGTCTGGCGGGATTGAAGGTTTGGCAGGGGTTCCAACATGATCGAGGGAGGAAGGCCTGGAAGAGGATCCTGTAAGGATTGTGGGCCTGGCGAGAGAGAAATTTGTGGAGCCCGAAGACCTCGAAGAAGGATCTGCAGGAGCTAGGCCCAAAGGAGGAGATTCTGGAGCAGGTTGGGGGTCCTGGAGAGGAGCTCGGGAAGGATTAGAAGCCTGTGGGTCTAGCGGGATGGGAGGGCCTGAAGGGGGTGTCTGTGGAAGATGGAACTGTAGGATTGACCCTGAGGAAATGAGAGACCACACGGGAGCGCTTGGGTTCTGGCAGCCTTGAGTCGTAAGCCCTGGCGGGTGTTGAGACGGGGCTGGCAGTAGTATTTGCCAGGCTTGGAATGAGCGGAGGGGGACTAAAGCTCTTGGGATGTTGaagttttagttcatttgttaaatttttttaaattaataaataaatttttttaaaaaaagctcttCGGAGCCTGGGATAGGATGGTAGGATGGTCCAGATGGGGGCGGAGGGAACTCAGAGGCCGGGCGATCCActcccctgcctgcctgcctaGCTCCTTTCCCTTGTTCCACCAGGTACATGCGCCCGCTGCACATGCTCCTCAGTGCGCTGACAGTAGCGGTAGGGCTGGGCGTGCTGGTGTGGGCGGCCGAGACCCGCGCAGCTGTGCGCCGCTGTCGCCGCAACCATCCTGCTGCCTGCCTGGCCGCAGTGCTTGCTGTCGGCCTCCTGGTTCTCTGGGCGGCGGGCGGCGCTTGCATCTTCTTGTTCGGTATCGCCGGGCCAGTGCTTCGTGAGTTTCCGCTACCCTGAAATATACGGGAAAACGGCCAGCGCACGCGCAGGGCGCCAGGCCCGCCCCGCCCTGGCTCTTGGGCTGAGGGGGTTGGATCACCACGCGGGCATGGCCACACCCCCATCCATGACAAAGCGCCTTCCCAGGCCTAG contains:
- the PRAF2 gene encoding PRA1 family protein 2, with product MSEVRLPPLRALDDFVLGSARLAAPDPCDPQRWCHRVINNLLYYQTNYLLCFGLGFALAGYMRPLHMLLSALTVAVGLGVLVWAAETRAAVRRCRRNHPAACLAAVLAVGLLVLWAAGGACIFLFGIAGPVLLILVHASLRLRNLKNKLENKIESIGLKRTPMGLLLEALGQEQEAGS